The following coding sequences lie in one Apium graveolens cultivar Ventura chromosome 3, ASM990537v1, whole genome shotgun sequence genomic window:
- the LOC141712948 gene encoding cytochrome b-c1 complex subunit Rieske-2, mitochondrial-like, with the protein MLRLAGRRLSSLSSARNFSPPSSLISPHLSRGLTSNVITGKNEKLPIPDIPPTIAAVKNPNSKIDYDISNHERFAPGDPSKRATAYLVLTGGRFVYASMVRLLVLKFILSMCASKDVLALASLEVDLSSIEPGKTVTVKWRGKPVFIRHRTKEDIKAATSVDVGSLRDPQEDGVRVKNPEWLVVIGVCTHLGCIPLPNAGDFGGWFCPCHGSHYDISGRVRKGPAPYNLEVPQYSFLSENTMLIG; encoded by the exons ATGTTAAGACTCGCAGGCCGACGTCTTTCATCTCTCTCCTCTGCACGGAACTTCTCTCCACCCTCTTCTCTCATTTCTCCCCACCTCTCTCGTG GTTTAACTTCTAATGTGATCACTGGAAAGAATGAGAAGCTGCCTATTCCAGATATTCCACCAACCATAGCAGCCGTGAAGAACCCGAATTCAAAGATAGATTATGACATTTCTAACCATGAGCGATTTGCACCTGGCGATCCTAGCAAAAGGGCAACTGCTTATCTTGTCTTGACAGGCGGAAGGTTTGTATATGCTTCCATGGTACGCCTCCTTGTTTTAAAATTTATCCTTAGCATGTGTGCTTCAAAGGATGTTCTTGCATTGGCCTCACTCGAGGTCGATCTAAGCAGCATTGAACCTGGAAAAACAGTGACTGTAAAATGGCGAGGAAAGCCAGTCTTTATCAGGCATCGTACTAAGGAGGATATTAAGGCGGCAACAAGTGTTGATGTGGGATCTCTTCGTGACCCACAAGAAGACGGTGTAAGGGTTAAGAATCCAGAGTGGCTTGTTGTTATTGGTGTGTGCACCCATCTGGGTTGCATCCCTTTACCGAATGCTGGTGATTTTGGGggatggttttgcccatgccaTGGTTCTCATTATGACATCTCTGGGAGGGTTCGCAAGGGTCCTGCACCGTACAATCTAGAAGTCCCCCAATACAGCTTCTTGTCGGAAAACACAATGTTGATTGGATGA
- the LOC141712947 gene encoding protein COFACTOR ASSEMBLY OF COMPLEX C SUBUNIT B CCB1, chloroplastic: MASSANLLVPPIHTLPCCKLRPRFSTQIQQLQRPCPTLKRPRKLAVRVVSSLTPEPLLSDPNSVFLISENVGYSTASYYTSLGLFVISVPGLWSLIKRSVKSKIVKKTFIGEGDGKMKKPNQMAGEILSFFTRNSFAVLDKGETITFQGMMVPSRGQAALLTFCTCISLGSVALVLTITNPQVGNNWFWLTLLSPLAGAYYWKRASRTEQIKVKMMVAEDGTLSEVVVQGDDQQVEQMRKELQLSEKGMVYVKGIFER; encoded by the exons ATGGCATCCTCAGCTAATTTACTTGTTCCTCCCATACATACTCTGCCTTGTTGTAAATTGAGGCCCAGATTTTCAACCCAAATTCAGCAGCTCCAGCGGCCATGCCCAACTCTCAAACGACCCAGAAAGCTTGCGGTTCGAGTTGTCTCTTCCCTAACACCCGAACCACTTTTGTCAGACCCAAATTCTGTCTTTTTGATCTCAGAAAATGTGGGCTATTCTACTGCTAGTTATTACACTTCTCTTGGTCTTTTTGTCATTTCTGTTCCGGGGCTCTGGTCCCTCATCAAACGTTCGGTTAAATCCAAG ATAGTGAAGAAGACATTTATAGGAGAAGGGGACGGAAAAATGAAGAAGCCCAATCAGATGGCAGGGGAGATTCTTTCATTTTTCACTCGCAATAGTTTTGCGGTGTTGGATAAGGGAGAGACCATAAC GTTTCAAGGCATGATGGTGCCTAGTCGAGGACAAGCAGCACTCTTAACATTCTGCACCTGCATAAGCTTGGGAAGTGTTGCCCTTGTTCTTACTATTACAAATCCTCAAGTGGGAAACAATTGGTTCTGGCTAACTCTCTTAAGCCCGTTAGC AGGAGCTTACTATTGGAAGCGAGCTTCAAGAACAGAGCAGATCAAGGTCAAAATGATGGTGGCTGAAGACGGAACACTGTCAGAAGTTGTTGTTCAGGGTGACGACCAGCAAGTAGAACAAATGAGGAAGGAGCTTCAGCTGAGTGAAAAAGGCATGGTTTATGTCAAAGGAATCTTTGAGAGATGA